GAGAAGTTCGTTGAGGTGGGTGGCTCTCAGCGTGTCCTGCCTACTATGGAGAACGACCGTGTGGGCAATCATAACCGGCTTGACACCGTGAACCCTATAGCAGACTACGTTCCGCCAGAGAACATCGACATCTACATCACCAATATCGGCGGTTTTGCCCCCAGTTTCATATACCGTGTTGTTTGGGACAACTACAAACAGCAGGATGTGAACCTGGAGGCTAATTGAGGCATCCTCCGTCATACTTTTTGTATTTAAAAAATGCAAGAGCTACGATTCAGTccaatttttttctttgcctcCGtcctcaacttctttctgAGGATTTAGGCTCTAAATCTTGTGTGCCCTGTGCCTCGCTCGGCCTTGTTTCTCTATGGCTAGGTCTTGAGCTGGATAATTCTATGCGCTTCGCGCTGCATACAATTAATGGGCTATAGCGAATTTGAGACTTCTTTTGAGTACGAGTTCACCTGTGGCTTATTGCTACGCGTGGTTAACATCGTAATTGGAACGTCCAATAtctcttgtttttaaaCATCATCTTAGTAGTCTTAAGCGTTTGTAAGCGGGCCAGATTGCTGACCCTAATTATCTTGTAGCCGTGACATGAAATATACTTTAAAGAATAATATAGGGTAAACTTAACTATCAAGAGCAATTACAGCATTGGAAACCAAGATGTCGAGTTTGCTAGTTTTTGGAGGCAATGGGTTCCTTGGTCGTCGCATCTGTCAAACGGCGGTCGAAAAGGGCTTTCAAGTGACTTCTTTGTCTCGTTCTGGATCTCCACCGCGAACCGCTAACCGATGGGACAAGGAATGGATTGACAAAGTCCACTGGGAAAAGTGTGACGTGTTGGATCCGAAGAGCTACACCCAGTACTTGAAGGACGCGGACAATGTAGTGCACTCCATTGGGATTCTTTTGGAAGACTCAAGCTATAAGGCCCAAATTAATGGCAAGCTATCATTTGACCCAAAGAACCTGCTGAAGTGGGGGCCAAACCCCATGAAGAACAACCCTAACTTTACATACGAGGTtatgaacaaaaaaacagcGTTGATGTTAGCAGAAGAGTTCTCGAAAGTCCAGCGTGCAGATTCTGCCAGGGAGAGGACTATGTCGTATATCTCGGCAGACAGGGGCTTCCCTGGTCTTCCCTCCGGTTACATAAAATCTAAGcgggaagcagaagcaggAATCATGAGGCATGAACAGCAGTTCCGGCCAATCCTTGTGCGTCCGGGTTTTATGTTTGATGAACTAGACGCATCATTAAAGACCCTTGACGTCAGATCACAGCTCAAGCATGTACTAGAGATGCTGAACTGGGGGAATGACTGGCTGTTAGGCCGTCGTATCGACTTCATCAACCAGTTGATAAGGCCGACTGTCTCGACGCAACAGGTCAGTAGGGCACTGCTCCAAAAAATAGAAAGCCCCGACTTCAAGGGCGTTCTCACCTTGGAAGAGATTATTAAATCATGAAGGGAAAAGAATCCCAGGCTATTTACAGGATTTATTTTTGTGTACTACGCAATGCTTTTAATGTGTTTTCACCTACGTAAAAACGCTTGGTAAGCCTCTTGATTAATTTGAATGTTGCCCACACTCTTCATTTGCTTCTtaccttctttttgtttgacCAGTAGTTTTTTCCTCCGTGACACATCAGAGGCGTGAAGCTTAGCCAATACGTCTTTTCTGCGGGCTTTGATGGTTTCACGCGCTATCACTTTATTATTGGCCCTTGCTTGTATCACGACCTCGTAAAGCTGTGATTTGACGTactctttgaacttctttgCCCACTTCCGTCCGACGCGTTCCACTTGAGACCTGTGCATGACCTGTGCAAGTGCATCCACACTTTTCCCATTGAgcacaagctcaagcttgacaaTATCCGAAGCTTTGTAGCCGATGTCCTCGTAATCTAGTGATCCATAGCCTCTGGATACAGACTTCAATTTTCCGAAAAAGTCGTCGACCAAGTGTGCTAGCGGCATTTCATATTTGAGTAGGACCTGCCCGGTAACGTTCAAATACGTGATTTCCTTTTGAATACCTCTGTTGTTTTCGCAGAGCTTGATAACAGCTCCAAGATACTCCTGCGGCAGTGTGATGATCGCTTCCACGTACGGCTCCTGCAGCGAATCAATCCTTGTTTTTCTGAGAGAAAGGTCTGGAAAGTCATCCGGGTTTGTGATGATCTTCTCTTCACCATTCGTAAACTTAATCACATATGGCACTGTTGGCTGTGTAATGATTAATTTTGAGCCGTATTCTTTCTCTAGGCGGTCCTTGAAGACAGAAGCGTGCAGGGAACCGAGGAACCCCAATCTCCAGCCCTGGCCTAACGCGTTTGAAGACTCTCTTTGTAGAGAAACCGATCTGTCATTGAGAACAAGTCGTGTAATGTCTTCGTCCAAGCTCTTAAATTCAGTGCCATCAGCGGGAAACGCGCCCACGAAAACCATAGGTTTTGGGTCTTCGAATCCATCCAATACTTCAGTCACACTCTCTTTTCCCACATGCATGATGGTGTCGCCGATCTTGGCGTCTTTAGACTCTTTCATCCCTGGCACGATGTAACCCACTTGGCCAGTCCGCAAGCAGCCCATAGACACCTTATCTGGGTACATTATTCCCAACTCTTTAATCTCGTACTTTTTACCTGTTTGTGCACTCACGACCCTATCTCCTTTCTTTACAACGCCATCGACAATGTTTACTAAGAGGACTACTCCTAGGTAAGAGTCGTACCAGGAGTCAACCAGCAGTGCTCTAAAGGGCTTTTTACCAACACCTGTAGGCGGAGGAATGCGATCTATAATAGCTGGGAGAAGGTCCTCCTTCACATTTATTCCCGTTTTCGCGCTAACTCTTATTATTTCAGCGCGCGGCAGCTCAAATGTGCTCTCGATTTGGGCTTCAGCTTGCGGAATGTTAGCACTATCTAAATCAATTTTGTTGATCACTGGGATAAGTTTGAGATTCATACTATAAGCCAGGTAGAAGTTCGCGACCGTTTGAGCTTGCACGCCTTGCGACGCGTCCACCAGTAGCAAGGCGCCGCCGCAAGATGCATATGATCTCGAAACTTCCGCACGAAAGTCGACGTGACCAGGAGTATCGACTAGATGTAGAAGGTAGTCTTTATTCCTGCGCTTGTCGTAGTAGAACATCGTGCAAGTCTGTGCTTTAATGGTTATTCCTCGTTCCCTCTCAACCTCCAGCTTGTCCAGCACTTGTCTATTGGAATCACCCGCCTTTATGACCCCTGTAAACTCCAAAAGCCGGTCGCTAAGCGTGGATTTTCCATGGTCGACATGTGCGACGATTGAGAAGTTCCGGTAATTCTCAATTGGAATCTGTTCCAGTCTGcgctgaagagcttcagtGTCCTTAGCCGAGTAGTGGTTAAAGCGGCGAAAACATATTGAAGATTGTAAATACAATGATCTCAGTCTCCTCATCGCCCCACTGGCGTGTTGttattgttttgaagaagtatGTTGAACCTTGCCTCATCTCACTTGTCAGGAAATTTCAGTAATGCTTGTGAAGTCTGTAATTGAGACAACAGTGAGAAAGCCACGCACAGGCTTCAACTGGCCGGCGGCATGAAACTCAAGATCATTGTCAATGGCTCACAGTCTCCAGAAGACTTCAAACTGCTAAAATCAACGGTCGCGACTGTCGCATCCCTGCGAAAAACAGCGGTTCTACGTTTCACCAGCGAGAGGCTTGTTATAGTATCCAGCCCGAGCTCCACAGCATCTGGTTCTTCGGTTTTACATGGTGACAAAGGCCAGTTATGGTGCACAATCCCTAGAGATGCCTTTACGTTTTATAGCGTGGTAAGCGCGAGGGATCTTAACACAATCGCTATGGAGTGCAGCTGCGATATGTTGCATagcatcttgaagaaatatGACAAAACGATAAACCAGGGGAACGAAGGCGACATGATCATAAAGCTCCAAAGTATGCCGGAATGGAACGCCAACACGTCTCAGGCGTCTGACGGCAAAAATGGCAGCGCGGCTAGAATCAACCCGATGTGCGCATTGGGCGTGACATTTGAAGAGGTAGTTTATACAAGCACTGACGCTAACGCTAGTGCAAAATCTGGTGGCGGCAATTCCGGAGGTATTAAGACGATTTCTCATTCCTTTAAAGTCCCTGCGCGCCTACTGTTCCGTACTCAGGATGCCAAGATACAAGAGCCTATGATAAACTATACCCAGCTGATGATGTATCGGTTACCAGCACCGCAGGGCGAATGGGGGCGCGGCTTCCAAAATTTCCTGCGACGCGTCGAGCGGTACTCCAATGTAAATAACATAAAGCTCAgcgccaagaagttctgGCAGCAGGAGGAACGAACGGCTTCTCAGGAGACCGCCGGTGATCATGCATTTAAGATTGTTGTCAACGAGCTGGACTGGTACCTAGAGATCTGCTGGAATGGACCTCTAGACGCAATGGTGCAACCggaaaatattcaagaaGATGTACAAGATTCAAGGGCGCCTGCTGGGGCTGATCCTACACATGCTGCAGACCAGAGCCTTTTTATTGAAGATAGCGCTTCCAATACCAATGACCCGCTCGATCTCCCTATTGAAAACACACCAGAGGCACCGCAAGACGTACAGCCCTCAAAACATGAGGTCATTATACGATGTAAGGACTGGAAAGTGTGTTCTAAGCTGTACGATGCATTCGAAGAAGTGGTACTTGCAATATCGCACGACGAGTCGTGTGTGTTCCACTGCACGCTCCCTAGAGGAAACGTCGAGGACGAGAATGGGGAAAGGGCCAGGGAGTATGGCCAGGTCATATACTACATGGCTAGGGCGAAGAAAATTTGAAAGCATAAACGCGGTGCGTTTGGTATTGGTGGATCCTGGGCGTTGAGGTAGCTTTTTTAAAGTATGTCTGTTTGCAAGTGCGTCTTGTTGGGGCCTTGGAAATGAAAATCTCATGCGGAGCAGCCATAGCAAGAGCACCAGAACTTGCATGTGGCCATCTTTTGCCCAGCCTGCACAGAGTGCGGACGCCTTGCTGGCCACATTTCTTTCAGTGGCCGTGTCTTCAGGTACAGTAGTCATTGCAACTCATGTTGAGGCTCACAATGGAGCGCAACGCATTCCTATCAGATATAACGTTCTAATTGTCTACTAAGATGCCGTTTATATAAAGCATACAAACCAATCAACCACTCTATGCGTTTTGAGTTGCGAATTCGTCAACAAACTGcaccagcttcttggtgcTGTCCAAGGACACAGCGTTGTACAAGGAAGCTCTAAAGCCGCCCACCGATCTGTGGCCCTTGAGCCCGGTCAAGTTGCGCTTCGCAGCCTcgtccaagaacttcttgtcgaacccctcttttttcaacgtGAAGACAACGTTCATGCGGGATCTGCAGTCCTTGGAAACCGGAATTTTGTAGAAGTCTGAGTGCTTATCCAGGACGTTGTACAACAGTTGTGACTTGGCGTCGTTCTCCTCCTCCTGGGCGGCGAGCCCGCCCTTCTCCAAGACGTGGCGCAAGACGAGGTCCACAATGTGCAGGGTGAAGATAGGAATGGTGTTATAGGCCGAGTTGTTTTTCACAACAGTTGGGTATTCGAACGCGATGGGCGTGATTGGGACGCCGAGCTGGCGTAGCTGGTCCAAGGAGGCAGCGGAGATGTCCTGCAAAATGGACTTCTTGATGATGTATAGCGTCAGACCAGCGAGACCAATGTTCTTCTGGGCGCCCGCCATGATCACACCGTACTGCGACACGTCTATGGCGCGGGACAAAATGTCACTGGACAAGTCAGCGACGATTTCGATGCCAGAGTCGACCAGCGCCTTGGGCAGCTGTGGCCACTCGACACCGTGCACAGTTTCGTTCTCGCACAGGTAGACGTAGGAGTAGTCCTTGGCCTTAAGCTTCTCAGCCCACGCGGACTCTGGAGGAATGGCGCCGAACTTGCCATTGTTATAGTCCTTGGCGTTGAAGAGCATCTCGCTCTCGATGCCCAGCCTCTGCGCCTCCTCGAGCGCCTTGGCGGACCACGAGCCCGTTACCAGGTAGCCAGCGGTGCCCGCAGAGCCGGTCTTGCCGACGTGCGCCGCAACGAGGTTGGTTGCGAGCGAAGAAAACCCGGTGGTTCCACCGCCCTGCATGAAAAAGACCTCGTGTGTCTCGGGGACGTTCAGCAGCTTGCGGAGGTTGGCCTTGGTGCTCTCGATGACCTCGGTAGCGTCACCGGAGCGGTGCGAGATTTCGCCGATGCCGAGTCCAATGCCCTTATAGTTGACGAGGTCCTTGGCTGCTTGTTGCAGCACCGGAGTAGGCAATTGGGCTGGGCCAGCGCCGAAGTGGTTTGGTTCCTCCCTATCGAGAGACATTGCGCGCGTGTAGTGGGTGAAGCGGTTGTGTGAGAGTGGTGGTGGTAATGGTGCGTTCGATGCGTGACTCAGGCCCTGGCACTTATATTGGCTAACTTATTAGGCTATTTCGTTCAATGTTACCTATAATGCCCGAAGCCAGCGCCGGAGCCACAGGCTGCCGGTGCGATGCTCCAGCGTGGTCGCGAGCGGTGGCGCGCCCGCACCAGCGAGCGTGGTAGCCATGGAGAGACCTCTGCGAGCGCCCGGGGCCCGGTGTGCCCGTTGCTGCCCACGCCTGTGCTCTGCGCCCGCAGATCACTTTATCCTTAACTGACGCAACCGAGGCGTCGGGCGCAGAGATCAAACACCAGGATTGGAAGCCACGCCGCTGCCCCAACAGTAACGCATGCTAGAGCGGAAGGCCTGAAGTCCATCCTGCCGGTCGCGAGCCCCTCTCGGCGGCGTCATCTCCCATCACCACCGCCAAAACACCGCTTTTAGGTGCGCCAGGCCTGCAATACATCTGCGTTTCAGCCTGTACCCGCTCCCTGCGCCGCGACACAAGGCACTTGACCTAGCGGCCCATTACTACCCATTGCTGCATGCCCACGCCCGCATTCGCTGTGATCCAATCACGTGCTAGATTTTAGCCCTAAATTAGGGCTAGAGATATTCTATGACTGCTCAACCCACACATctcattcttctttcgcGTTTTccgtttttttttcgcgCACGAAAAAAACTCAAACTGTGACCGACTCACAAGTGGACCTCGAGCGCCGTGATATGTGACATTTGAGGGCTCGTTTTGCGCTGCGAGGAGTAGGAACTGACAAATATGTCTGAGCAGTGTGCAAGCTACTACACAGTTCTCCATCGGAAACAATACCAAGACTAAGACAAAATGGTACGTTAAAGCTTGGAAATGGTGGGAAACACAAGTACGGGCAATATGAGTGTGCAACAACGTGGTGGGAGGGGCAGGCAGGCGTCGCAGGCGCAAGCGGCGAATATCGCGATCTGAAACAGAGTTTGTGGGAAGAACACACGCTACCAGGGCAGAATATGGTGGGAAAGAAACCTGTTTGGACATAGTAAGACAGCAAGGTGGCCCGTACGGTCCTGCAGAGGTGGTGCAAGCGCCACCTCTGCGCGCCCTCGAGCGTCAAGAGGACTAAGCACATAAACGCCCACTCATTCACTCGCACACACGCTCATCGCAATACGCTCGTCGCAACACACTCGTCGCCCGTACGCACTCTACCGCATATACTAACTTCAGTTGCAGGCTAAAGTTCACGGTTCCCTAGCTCGTGCTGGTAAGGTTAAGTCTCAGACCCCAAAGGTTGAGAAGCAGGAAAAGCCAAAGCTGCCAAAGGGCCgcgccaagaagagaatgCTTTACACCAGAAGATTCGTCAACGTCACCTTGACCAACGGTAAGAGAAAGATGAACCCATCTCCATCTTCGTAAGCGTGGCGCCTCTGAAAGTCCCGCCGTGTAGCGCGGCGAGCTATCCACGCTACGACTATTGTTTAGCTCACTTTGTATAGCCACTCTTATAATCATCAGTTTTCAACACATCGAGACTCAAATTTTCTGCTCGCGCCCGACAAAGTCAGCCTGCGACGGCGCCCCAACCACTACGCAAGCACCGCCACAGATGACCGAGGCCTCCACGCAGCAGGACATCCGGGCGCTCGTCGCCACCGCCAGAGCCGACTTCGTCGAGTCTTTCGCGTCCAGAGAGCAGTTGCGCGCTCTCAAGCCCACGACGAGCCTGAAGGACTCGGACGCCTCGACCGAGCTCGACAAGCTCTCGCGCATCATCAAGGCCCACGCCACGAAGGTCGGCATCATCTACCATCCGGGGAAATTCCACAAGAACGTAACGCCGGCCTTCAAggagctccagctcttctctAACTCTATCTTCTTCCTGTTGAGTTTGCTGCCGCTGTTACACACAGACAAGATTGCGGACTACTTCACTGATGAATTAGACTCAGCTGTTCTAGGGCTACTGAGCGGCGTGAAGGGCCTGTGCGACGAGATCGACTCTTTGCTCGACGGCAAGGCCGCCCCTGCTCCCGGCAACGACGTCCCCGAGACCGCGGAGCACGACCTCAGGCTTGTTTCTGTGGGCAAGATATGGGCCTCCTGCGACTCCTTGCAAGAGCTTGCGAAGCTGGGGAATCTGGGGCTGCTGAACAAGAGGATTGGCGCCAGtgtcaagctcatcacAGATAGTCTTTCCGAGCTGGATGAATGGCTACAGGACCCGGAGCTTGAGTCGCAGGATCCATTTGGACTGGAATCCGAGCCCGAATCTGACGCTGAGCGCGACACGAGTGGGGACAAAGAGGTTCTCGCAGAAATGGTCAAGTTTCTGGAAGCCTGGCagcagaagctcaaaatgATCCGTCTGCTGCtctcctccttctccaagTCCATTGCGTCCGAAGAGTATAAATCAAAGGAGCCCTTGGCCCTGCAGCTGGCTAAACTCAACACCTTGCACGCTGTTGTCGTAGAGAAAGTCGACGAGCTCATTTCTACGGTGTTCATGACCGGTCAGGACTTTGATCCTGAAGACGAGGAAATCACAGAGCTGGTATCACTGCTCAACGACTCGCTTCGCAAGATGGTGCAAATAATAAAGGCCCTCAACAAGGGCGACGAGAAGAAGGGGAAGTGGATTGAGGTGTGGGATGCTAAATACTTTGCATGAATGTTACAAAAGATAACTTTGGTACTTGACGCATTATATGCTAGATGCTTATTTTATATTAGTGCCCTTTTATAATGTTCCTTGTTTCTTACCAGTCGTCACCGTTGTCGTAatcgtcgtcgtcgcgCGCCACCTTACTCTTCCGCTGGTTCAATGCCGCGGCTAGCGCATCCGCCAAAGATGATGGGCCGCCCCCTCCATTAGCTGGACCCGCGGAGTTGCCTGTCGAGGTCGGTGCCACCGGCTCGCCGCGCGCCTCTTGCAGCAAAGTCGATGGCTTCTCTAGTTGTGACTTGTCAGTTTTACGGAGAGCTGAGATGCCACCCGCGCCTCTAATGGAGGCAAGTAGCGCATCTCTTCCTGTGTCACCGGTAGCCTCAGTGAAACCATTACCCTGGGATTGGCTAGCAGGTTGTTGTTGGGCGAGGAAAGGAGGAGGTGGTGGGggcgctgccgctgccTGGTTTGAGGTAGGCATAGCAGGAGGCGGTGGTGGTGGAGGTGGAGCAGAGCCCGAACTGCCACCAAAAGCTGTCTGTGACGAAGGCTGTTGTGGCGGCATGGGTGGTGCtggcggcgctggcggAATGGCACCTCCAGTAGGCGCTGCCTGATGCATGGCGGGCATCTGCTGAGGGGCCATTTGCATCGAGAGCGGTGGTGGTGGCGGTATTGCCGCAGTAGTGGGTGCGGTAGTTTGCTGCCCTGGGAACGTATGCATTGGTGGCGgagaagagaaggaggtGGGTGGTTGTGGGGGTGCGGGAGTTGACGAGACCCGCATCGATCTGGGAGGCGGAGGAGGAGCGGCGCCTCGCCTTGGTGGTGGGGGTGGACCGGGGCGACCACCAGAGAAATTACGCGAAGGCGGAGCAGGCGGCATGGAGGACCCTGTAGCGTGTGAGACAGCTCTGGGTGGTGGAGGTGGTGGGGCGCCTCCCCTTCTTGGAGGGGGTGCTGGGGGAGCATTCGCCCTTGGTGGCACACTAGGAAGTGGGCGAGAGTTGTAAGATGGGGGTGCGGGGTGTGATGGCCTGTTTGCTTGTGGCAGCGGTGGGGCCTGCGATGGCCGACTCGCTTGCGGTAGCGGTGGAGGCGGGGTAAAGCCCTGCGGCGCCTGAGGAATGGGGAATGGGAACGGATTAGAAGATTTTGTGTTTTGGGCGCCCTGTGGGGTGGGAATTGGAAATGGATTAGAGGAATGCGTGTTAGGGGTGTTCCCGGGGCTCTGTGGGGTCGGCGAGGGGAACGGGTTAGTTCTTGAGTGTTGCGGAGCCGGAGTAGCGGGTGCGGGTGCGACCGGCGCTGGAGCTGGGGCAGCTGGGGCAGGAGGAATTGTGAGAGGAATTTCAGGCGGTCCAGCAGGCGGTGGAGGTGCTGGCGTGCTGGAGACTGATGTGGCCAAACTTGCGAAATCACTATCGGTTTCTTGTTCACCCGCAGCACTGAAAGGCGACTGCGTGGGCTGGCTGGAGAAGCTAGAAGGCGGAGGCGGAGGAGgagcctttttctttgtactAGGCATGGGCGCGGCGTCCTGGATGTTGTACCGCTGCCTTTGGTCGCTAATGAGAGACTCTCCACGGGGGCCGTGGACAATATGGctctcctgctcctgcgTCAGCTTTTTGGTCAACGCGATTGCGTTTTTGTTGGAGAGCGTCTTCTTGGAGCCGTATTTCTCGCGCTTGTTGACGCGCTTGAGGAAGTGCGACGCTTCGTCCAGGTTTTCGAAGAGAAGCCCCGCGAGACAGTCCTCGAGCTCAAACGTATGGAAAAAAGTGCGGTCCTGATTGTATTCGAAGCCGACGTAAAGCTCCTGATCCCACAGCACGCCGCGATGTCCCTGGATGTCGATCAGCTTCAGGAAGAACGTGTGGCCCACAACGTCGTCCACTAGTGCCACGGCACCCGAAAGGCCGGTGTATGTCCACTCTTGTGGGTTGGGGTATGCAATGTACAATCGTGCAACGGTGACATCTACTATCTTGTTGGAGCTCTTGGGAAGCGCTCGCTTGATCTTTTCCTTGTCAGCTGAATTCAGTAGGCCCATTTAAAAACACACGTTGGCACGCTATGGAGTGCTCTGGAGATGGTGCCGCGCAATTGCTCGGTAATGTGGGCTAGGGATGCTGAAGTTTTGCGTGTTACTCGAGTAAACACTTGGCGGATGCGACTTCTAAAGCTTAAGAATCTTGCCCCTTTCCGAAATGTCCGTTATAGGTGATGGTACGATTCCGTCATAGGTGACATACACACTAATCTATCACTTCGACGGGGGGAAGCTGTTGTGAACATGTCTTCAGAGTTTTTGGGCGGTTTATTGGAGGAGACGGAGCTTCGCGTGTAGCTCTGTTCATCCTTGGTGTCTAATTGTTGATATATATGAGAACTCCACAAACTTTAAAGTTATGCTTTGACGACAAAATCTTAAAATTTAACGTAACCTGCAGAGTATAGAACGGACCTTAACTCGGACACTACGTGAAGAAACCCCCAAGCGCCCAGTAAGAACATTAAACATTACGGATGAAGCGCCAACGTTCTTCAGTTTCTATGTACTTCGGCCCCTAGACTACATGGAGTCCGCCTGTCGCTTTATCACTCAAACACGAAAACGTCGCTGGACCCTATTTACGGAAGCGAACGCTCGTGATTATGGACGGCAGTGAGGGAAGGACGAGCGAAGCGCCCATGAACCAGTACCAAGTGCGGGCAATCCTCGTGCTAGGTTCAGTGTTTTGATCACGCAGCACCTGCTGGGCCTTCCCGAGTTCCACAACTCGTTCCATGCTACAATGGGCAGCTTCGAAAGTGTTGACAAACAAAAACACCCCGCGCACAGCGCAACAATGCCCGGGAGTCCACTGGTTAGCCCACTGGGCCTGCTGAGTAGCCAGGTCCAGCTGCAGGCTGCGTGCCAACGCTCAAACTATTTATGTCACGATTCACGAAGTCAACAATACAAGCGTCGCATTAATTAGAGATGGCTGGTTTTACTGACGCAGGCGCCGCGCAAGCAAAGTTAGAACTGGGCAGGGCCCTCACAAGTGAGCTAGTTATCCTCtttctttccaaaacaCCTGCAAAGCTCATGGGGTCTGCTGCCGGCGCCTCGCGCTGGCGCCAAGTTTCTTGCTGTGCACATTCCTCACGATTTTCGTGGTTCTAGGGCGAAATTTCGTGGTTTAGAAAAGAGCTAGTGTTTAGAGTTTTTAGGGACCAGCTGGTAGTCCAAGTTTATGCCCACTTCGGAGTCAAACTGAGAACGGCAGAACTCAAAGCTTCGCGTAGCGTCCTTGATTTGCGTTTATTTACAAAATAAGGACAAATCGCGGCAAGCAACCCGCCCGTCGCTAGTCTAGAGAGCGAGAGCCAACGGGACCGCGAAATTGAGGCTATAAGAAGATCTGAAACTTCGGGGGTTTTAAGACATCAATTTGGTTTACTTCAGATTGACACTTCACTCCACACTAACCACTATGCTTCACTTCTTCCTATTCTTCCTGCTCAGACTGGCGTTCGCCCTGGGCTTCGACGCCAGTTCCAAGTCCAACGTCGCTGTATACTGGGGTCAAGCGTCAGCCGGATCCCAAGAATCCTTAGCTTCGTACTGTCAGTCGGACGACGTTGACATTGTCATCTTGTCGTTCCTCTACTCGTTCCCTAATCCTCTAGAGCTTGACTTCAGCTCCGCCTGctcctcttcattttcCGATGGGCTGCTCCACTGTGAACAAATTGCCAAAGACATTAAAACATGTCAAGGTCTCGGCAAAAAGGTTCTGCTCTCCATGGGCGGTGCCACTGGCTCCTACGGATTTTCCAGTGACTCCCAAGCGGAGGAATTTGCTGACACCCTGTGGAACACCTTCGCAGGCGGCTCGGCCGACGAACGCCCATTCGACGACGCCGTAGTTGACGGTTTCGACTTTGACATTGAGAACAGCCAGCCCGATGGCTACGCGGCCTTGGCCAAGAAACTAAGACAACACTTCGACTCTGCCTCCAAAGACTATTACCTGTCAGCCGCCCCTCAGTGTTTCTACCCTGACGCGTCCGTGGGAGACTTGCTGGAAAACGCGAACATTGACTTCGCTTTTGTTCAATTCTACAACAACTACTGTAACGTTGACAAGCAGTTTAACTGGGATACCTGGTTGAACTTTGCCCAGAGCATTTCTCCAAACTCCAACATAAAGCTATATTTGGGCCTTCCAGGTTCCTCGACTGCGGCTGGCTCGGGATATATTTCGGACTTGAGTTTAATCAAGTCCACAGTTCAGAGCATCAGTGGCTCGAACAACTTTGGTGGTATTATGCTCTGGGACGCCTCCCAGGGTTTCACAAATGAGGTTGACGGCGCGACTTATGCTGCACAAATGAAAAAGATTCTATCCGAGGACGTTACATCTGCctcttcgagctcatcttcttcggtTGCCGTATTGCTTTCAACTTCTACCAGTTCTACTTCGTCTGCGGCAGCTCCCACATCCTCTTCTGTCAGCTCCCTTTCCTCTGCTACATCTTCCACGTCTCTCACACCTTCTGTCTCAAGCGATACCACATACTCGACCGTTTCTTCTTGGTGGAGCA
The Lachancea thermotolerans CBS 6340 chromosome G complete sequence genome window above contains:
- the CTS1 gene encoding chitinase (similar to uniprot|P29029 Saccharomyces cerevisiae YLR286C CTS1 Endochitinase required for cell separation after mitosis transcriptional activation during late G and early M cell cycle phases is mediated by transcription factor Ace2p), translated to MLHFFLFFLLRLAFALGFDASSKSNVAVYWGQASAGSQESLASYCQSDDVDIVILSFLYSFPNPLELDFSSACSSSFSDGLLHCEQIAKDIKTCQGLGKKVLLSMGGATGSYGFSSDSQAEEFADTLWNTFAGGSADERPFDDAVVDGFDFDIENSQPDGYAALAKKLRQHFDSASKDYYLSAAPQCFYPDASVGDLLENANIDFAFVQFYNNYCNVDKQFNWDTWLNFAQSISPNSNIKLYLGLPGSSTAAGSGYISDLSLIKSTVQSISGSNNFGGIMLWDASQGFTNEVDGATYAAQMKKILSEDVTSASSSSSSSVAVLLSTSTSSTSSAAAPTSSSVSSLSSATSSTSLTPSVSSDTTYSTVSSWWSIPTSSLVAASHVHGSQSTTSDVSTVSSGSTTQTPSSKQSSEISTTQSAPSTSQTILSALMITSSPSSSESLSSITSAAVETSVSTSFSSTTSQSSTLSTVYTSSAVPTSSQGAPATNSKNITTTLAPTTVPPYAPSTTPSVPSSSATGSWAHQRAKELNAQFAAGQLNGKSDCQDGEITCSADGKIAICNYGSWVYTQCADGTTCFAYDNNDTVYTSCNFSYMKDSFV